The following proteins come from a genomic window of Takifugu rubripes chromosome 11, fTakRub1.2, whole genome shotgun sequence:
- the LOC101079674 gene encoding dehydrogenase/reductase SDR family member 11 yields MDRWRGRVALVTGASVGIGAAIAKELVRSGLKVVGCAREVDKIQKLSTECQHQGHSGVLIPFKCDLSNEEEILAMFAAIKAEYGGVDVCINNAGLAHSEPLLNGKTSGWKNMFDVNVLALCVCTREAYQSMKERKVDDGHIIHINSMSGHRVVPVADTHFYSATKYAVTALTEGLRQELREANTLIRVTGISPGLVETEFALRQYSHDPDKAAALSTQFKNLQAIDVANAVIYVLSSPPHVQIGDIQMRPVEQVS; encoded by the exons ATGGACCGATGGCGCGGCAGAGTGGCTCTGGTGACCGGAGCCTCGGTCGGCATCGGAGCGGCTATCGCCAAAGAGCTGGTCCGGTCCGGTCTGAAGGTGGTGGGCTGTGCCCGAGAGGTTGACAAAATCCAG AAACTGTCCACTGAGTGCCAACACCAGGGCCACAGTGGTGTTCTGATCCCGTTCAAATGTGACCTGAGCAACGAGGAGGAGATTCTGGCCATGTTCGCTGCCATCAAAGCCGAATACGGTGGTGTAGACGTGTGCATCAACAACGCCGGTTTGGCTCATTCGGAGCCGCTGCTAAATGGCAAAACCAGCGGCTGGAAGAACATGTTTGAC GTAAACGTTCTTGCGTTGTGTGTATGTACACGTGAGGCGTATCAGTCCATGAAGGAAAGAAAGGTCGACGACGGCCACATCATACATATAAACAG CATGAGTGGACATCGGGTTGTTCCCGTCGCTGACACACATTTCTACAGCGCCACCAAGTACGCTGTGACGGCCCTGACGGAGGGCCTGAGGCAGGAGCTGCGGGAAGCAAACACCCTCATCCGAGTCACT GGTATTTCTCCTGGTCTAGTGGAAACAGAATTTGCACTGAGACAGTACAGTCACGACCCTgacaaagctgctgctctgagcacTCAATTTAAG AATTTGCAAGCCATCGATGTCGCCAATGCTGTCATATACGTTCTCAGTTCCCCACCGCATGTGCAG ATTGGTGACATTCAGATGCGGCCTGTGGAGCAGGTGTCATAG